In bacterium, a single genomic region encodes these proteins:
- a CDS encoding beta-lactamase family protein, which yields MTVPASAGHPDLARFVAAGAAAGRWPGGVYAVGALGDVPRFLGAEGALALEPEREEANVDALYDLASLTKPLALALVLLRLADRGAVDLDRPLDDLLPELRGYAGRTPSFADLLTHSSGLPAWAPLYRLAARPEDVVAAIAALPPAAAAGTAAIYSCVGAIAATIALRRGTKSGLRALFEREVGGPLGLGKDEMLFSPLPQVLASRAAPTERGRAREAEMAGGDSSRADVPGPDEPLRGVVHDGNCRWLGGDAGNAGLFGTARAVFRVASALLEPGALLSAKALARAATPAAGLAGDARTFGFRSGADAGPAGKPLGRDAFGHSGFTGTSVWIAPRRGLVAALLTNRVHPRWREAPTEIWRGEFNAIAARVAEEAGR from the coding sequence ATGACCGTTCCGGCGTCCGCGGGCCATCCGGATCTGGCGCGCTTCGTCGCCGCAGGCGCGGCGGCGGGGCGCTGGCCCGGCGGCGTCTACGCCGTCGGCGCGCTGGGCGACGTCCCGCGCTTCCTCGGCGCGGAAGGGGCGCTGGCCCTCGAGCCGGAGCGCGAAGAGGCGAACGTCGACGCGCTCTACGACCTCGCCAGCCTCACGAAGCCGTTGGCGCTGGCGCTCGTCCTGCTGCGCCTCGCCGACCGCGGCGCGGTCGATCTCGACCGCCCGCTCGACGACCTGCTGCCGGAGTTGCGGGGCTACGCCGGACGCACGCCGAGCTTCGCCGATCTCCTCACGCACTCGTCCGGTCTGCCGGCCTGGGCGCCGCTCTACCGCCTCGCCGCGCGTCCCGAAGACGTCGTGGCGGCGATCGCCGCGCTTCCCCCGGCGGCCGCCGCGGGGACCGCGGCGATCTACTCCTGCGTCGGGGCGATCGCGGCGACGATCGCGCTGCGCCGGGGAACGAAATCCGGTCTTCGGGCGTTGTTCGAACGCGAGGTCGGCGGTCCATTGGGCCTCGGAAAGGACGAGATGCTCTTCTCGCCGTTGCCGCAGGTTCTGGCGTCGCGCGCCGCGCCGACCGAGCGGGGCCGCGCGCGCGAGGCGGAGATGGCCGGCGGAGACTCTTCCCGCGCGGACGTTCCGGGGCCGGACGAGCCGCTCCGCGGCGTCGTCCACGACGGCAACTGCCGCTGGCTCGGCGGCGACGCCGGCAACGCGGGGCTGTTCGGCACGGCGCGGGCGGTCTTCCGCGTCGCCTCGGCGCTGCTCGAGCCGGGCGCGCTGCTGTCGGCGAAGGCGCTCGCGCGGGCCGCGACGCCGGCGGCCGGCTTGGCCGGCGACGCGCGGACGTTCGGCTTCCGGTCCGGCGCCGACGCGGGGCCGGCCGGGAAGCCGCTCGGACGCGACGCGTTCGGCCACTCCGGCTTCACCGGGACCTCGGTCTGGATCGCGCCGCGGCGGGGACTCGTCGCCGCGCTCCTGACCAACAGAGTGCATCCGCGGTGGCGCGAGGCGCCCACGGAGATTTGGCGGGGGGAGTTCAACGCGATCGCCGCGCGCGTCGCCGAGGAAGCTGGTCGATGA
- the rsmD gene encoding 16S rRNA (guanine(966)-N(2))-methyltransferase RsmD: protein MVGGLFRGRRLAPPPKRGVRPTADPVREALFNILGPSVADRPFLDLAAGTGAVGLEALSRGAAPVVLVERDRASLAVVRRNVDLLALDQEQAGLVFVVAADVGVWLERGGEGLVPGEAGVVFLDPPYGEPRLPKWLDRLAAAPFVGPGTLVVVEHRTGDAPAAPAAWETLWTRRYGDASLTAFAPRGEDRTAEGEEP, encoded by the coding sequence ATCGTCGGCGGCCTGTTTCGCGGGCGGCGGCTCGCGCCGCCGCCGAAGCGCGGCGTGCGCCCGACCGCCGACCCGGTGCGGGAGGCGTTGTTCAACATCCTCGGCCCGTCGGTCGCCGACCGCCCCTTCCTGGACCTCGCGGCGGGGACCGGCGCCGTCGGTCTCGAGGCGCTCTCGCGCGGCGCGGCGCCGGTGGTCCTCGTGGAGCGGGACCGGGCCTCGCTCGCGGTCGTGCGGCGCAACGTCGATCTCCTCGCCCTCGATCAGGAACAGGCGGGACTCGTCTTCGTCGTCGCGGCCGACGTCGGCGTCTGGCTTGAGCGGGGCGGGGAAGGGCTCGTTCCGGGCGAGGCGGGGGTCGTCTTTCTCGATCCCCCCTACGGCGAGCCGCGCCTGCCGAAGTGGCTCGACCGTCTCGCCGCGGCGCCGTTCGTGGGCCCCGGGACGCTCGTCGTCGTGGAGCACCGGACGGGCGACGCGCCGGCCGCGCCGGCGGCGTGGGAAACGCTCTGGACGCGGCGCTACGGCGACGCCTCGCTGACCGCCTTCGCGCCGCGCGGCGAGGACCGGACGGCGGAAGGCGAAGAACCGTAA
- a CDS encoding energy transducer TonB produces the protein MKHWTEEAELSARDVAPFDDGRRPGLVTTISIVVHVVFVGLILLAGQTLPKPPAKPPAEELPLMFEEPQPPRPHREPLRVPVPRVVPPALPAPPPPAAQPQPQPQPQPQPQPQMQPPGAQQPAPQAGGQPAPAKPLLGFNAHGDKKGTPDRPQGPEGKVHGPEAPGEKGKGMKDGGGDDLPTPIPGDTPLSGGSPSPIDQGPNGRPAPQRGTGRQNGPPSFRVPGGGIPGRRGPRGGGTDFNVGGGGGFFGDLHFESNDYDWSDYSTKVYFAVYRSWLRELYGRVSRFERDQALRNLQTLDGDVYIRFTLKRDGSVEDLEVLRPSVLPALDDASSAAIRRAVLPALPSDFPRNQERVTYRFRIIGFESARQLELQLEQSRWAGEF, from the coding sequence ATGAAGCATTGGACCGAGGAGGCGGAGCTCAGCGCCCGAGACGTCGCGCCGTTCGACGACGGTCGGCGTCCCGGACTCGTCACGACGATTTCGATCGTGGTGCACGTCGTCTTCGTCGGGTTGATTCTGCTCGCCGGCCAGACCTTGCCGAAACCGCCCGCGAAGCCCCCGGCCGAGGAACTGCCGCTGATGTTCGAGGAGCCGCAGCCGCCGCGGCCGCACCGCGAGCCGCTGCGCGTTCCGGTGCCGCGGGTCGTCCCGCCGGCGTTGCCCGCTCCTCCGCCCCCCGCGGCGCAGCCCCAACCGCAGCCGCAACCGCAACCGCAGCCGCAGCCGCAAATGCAGCCGCCGGGCGCGCAGCAGCCGGCGCCGCAGGCCGGCGGACAGCCCGCCCCCGCGAAGCCGCTCCTCGGCTTCAACGCGCACGGCGACAAGAAGGGAACGCCGGACCGGCCGCAGGGGCCCGAGGGGAAGGTGCACGGCCCCGAGGCGCCCGGCGAGAAGGGCAAAGGGATGAAGGACGGCGGCGGGGACGATCTCCCCACGCCGATTCCGGGCGACACGCCGCTCTCCGGCGGAAGCCCGAGCCCGATCGACCAAGGCCCGAACGGACGGCCGGCGCCGCAGCGCGGCACGGGGCGGCAGAACGGGCCGCCGTCGTTCCGCGTGCCCGGCGGCGGGATCCCCGGCCGCCGCGGACCGCGCGGCGGCGGGACCGACTTCAACGTCGGCGGCGGGGGCGGCTTCTTCGGCGACCTCCATTTCGAGAGCAACGACTACGACTGGTCGGACTATTCGACGAAGGTCTACTTCGCCGTCTACCGCTCCTGGCTGCGCGAGCTGTACGGACGCGTCAGCCGCTTCGAGCGCGACCAGGCGCTGCGCAACCTGCAGACGCTCGACGGCGACGTCTACATCCGCTTCACGCTCAAGCGGGACGGCTCGGTGGAGGATCTGGAGGTCCTGCGCCCGTCGGTGCTGCCCGCGCTCGACGACGCGTCCTCGGCGGCGATCCGGCGCGCGGTGCTGCCGGCGCTGCCGTCCGACTTCCCGCGCAACCAGGAGCGCGTGACCTACCGCTTCCGGATCATCGGCTTCGAGTCGGCGCGGCAGCTCGAGCTGCAGTTGGAGCAGTCGCGCTGGGCGGGGGAGTTCTGA
- a CDS encoding Gfo/Idh/MocA family oxidoreductase: MEAKLRAGVVGVGHLGRHHARLYATLPRTTLVGVVDADPAQAAAIAAQHGARVFPTVEALAAEVDALSVATPTTFHEEVALPLLEAGKSVLVEKPITTTVEAGRRLIAAARKSGATLMVGHVERFNPAIAALRERVRDPRFLEIHRLAPFTPRSLDVDVILDLMIHDLDLCRVLLGPREIVHLDASGTPALTDKIDIASVRIRFAGGAAANVTASRISNEKIRRVRVFEPGRFLACDTGAGTLAYYYVVREPGKPGEVRGETVGLPPEEPLARELSAFADAVLDGGPSPCSGEDGVAALELALRVRDAVEAGV, encoded by the coding sequence ATGGAAGCGAAGCTGCGCGCCGGCGTCGTCGGCGTCGGCCACCTCGGCCGGCACCACGCCCGGCTCTACGCCACCCTGCCGCGGACGACGCTCGTCGGCGTCGTGGACGCCGATCCGGCGCAGGCGGCGGCGATCGCCGCCCAGCACGGCGCGCGCGTCTTCCCCACGGTCGAGGCGCTCGCCGCGGAAGTGGACGCGCTGAGCGTCGCCACGCCGACGACCTTCCACGAGGAGGTCGCCCTGCCGCTGCTCGAGGCGGGGAAGTCGGTGCTCGTCGAGAAGCCGATCACGACGACGGTCGAGGCCGGCCGCCGGCTGATCGCGGCGGCGCGCAAGAGCGGCGCGACGCTGATGGTCGGCCACGTCGAGCGCTTCAACCCGGCGATCGCCGCGCTGCGCGAACGGGTCCGCGACCCGCGCTTCCTCGAGATCCACCGCCTCGCGCCGTTCACGCCGCGCAGCCTCGACGTCGACGTGATCCTCGACCTGATGATCCACGACCTCGATCTTTGCCGCGTCCTGCTCGGGCCGCGCGAAATCGTGCACCTCGACGCCAGCGGCACCCCCGCGCTGACCGACAAGATCGACATCGCCTCGGTGCGGATCCGCTTCGCCGGCGGCGCCGCGGCGAACGTCACCGCCAGCCGCATCTCGAACGAGAAGATCCGCCGCGTGCGGGTCTTCGAGCCGGGCCGGTTCCTCGCCTGCGACACCGGCGCCGGCACGCTGGCCTACTACTACGTCGTCCGCGAGCCCGGAAAGCCGGGCGAGGTCCGCGGCGAGACGGTCGGGCTGCCGCCCGAGGAGCCGCTCGCCCGCGAACTCTCGGCCTTCGCCGACGCGGTGCTCGACGGCGGTCCGTCGCCCTGCTCGGGCGAGGACGGCGTCGCGGCGCTCGAACTGGCGCTGCGCGTGCGGGACGCGGTCGAGGCCGGAGTCTGA
- a CDS encoding OmpH family outer membrane protein: MTLKQSLPVLFAIGFGLLAGVGAAQAQETKVGVFDPQRITQETAEGARIQARLSALKDKKTGELKKLSEELEKMQQSFVQAATSASDEKKKEMQQQLERKQIELEGAQKSAQREMQVEVEQAQEGWQKRVIEVIRNYAKEKKLSLVVAADVAVFYSSDVDITGDLIKAIDASVPASEAPAPAAPAKPAPKK; the protein is encoded by the coding sequence ATGACCCTGAAGCAGTCCCTCCCGGTGTTGTTCGCGATCGGTTTCGGCCTGCTGGCCGGCGTCGGCGCCGCGCAAGCGCAGGAAACGAAGGTCGGCGTGTTCGATCCGCAGCGGATCACGCAGGAGACCGCCGAAGGGGCGAGGATCCAGGCCCGCTTGTCCGCGCTCAAGGACAAGAAGACGGGCGAGCTGAAGAAGCTCTCCGAAGAGCTCGAGAAGATGCAGCAGTCGTTCGTCCAGGCGGCCACGTCGGCGAGCGACGAGAAGAAGAAGGAAATGCAGCAGCAACTCGAGCGGAAGCAGATCGAGCTCGAGGGGGCGCAGAAGTCGGCCCAGCGCGAGATGCAGGTCGAGGTCGAGCAGGCGCAGGAAGGTTGGCAGAAGCGCGTGATCGAAGTGATCCGCAACTACGCCAAGGAGAAGAAGCTGTCGCTGGTCGTCGCGGCCGACGTCGCCGTCTTCTACTCGTCGGACGTGGACATCACCGGCGACCTGATCAAGGCGATCGACGCCTCCGTTCCCGCGTCGGAAGCTCCGGCGCCGGCGGCGCCGGCCAAGCCCGCCCCCAAGAAGTAA
- the fabZ gene encoding 3-hydroxyacyl-ACP dehydratase FabZ, translated as MPPVFDIQKILELVPHRYPFLLVDRVLELEPRRRAVGIKLVTVNEPHFQGHFPGLPVMPGVLIVEALAQLSATMIMNDIPDRADKLLLFGGIDECRFRRPVVPGDVLRLEVEVLALRQRVAKIKGVASVDGEIAAEAVLLSTMTDRSPK; from the coding sequence GTGCCCCCGGTTTTCGACATTCAGAAGATTCTGGAACTCGTTCCGCACCGCTACCCGTTCCTGCTCGTCGACCGCGTGCTCGAGTTGGAGCCGCGGCGGCGCGCGGTCGGGATCAAGCTGGTGACGGTCAACGAGCCGCACTTCCAAGGCCACTTCCCCGGCCTGCCGGTGATGCCCGGCGTGCTGATCGTCGAGGCGCTGGCCCAACTGTCGGCGACGATGATCATGAACGACATTCCGGACCGCGCCGACAAGCTGCTGCTCTTCGGCGGAATCGACGAATGCCGCTTCCGCCGCCCCGTGGTTCCCGGAGACGTGCTGCGGCTCGAGGTCGAAGTCCTCGCGCTGCGCCAGCGCGTGGCCAAGATCAAGGGCGTCGCCTCCGTCGACGGCGAAATCGCCGCCGAGGCCGTCCTCCTCTCCACCATGACGGACCGGAGTCCCAAGTGA
- the lpxA gene encoding acyl-ACP--UDP-N-acetylglucosamine O-acyltransferase — MSVSIDPRAAVDPAARLADGVEVGPFAVVGPDVVVGPRTKIGPNVVIDGKVTIGADNVFNPGCAIGFPPQDFSYKGEPTEVVIGDGNVFREHCTVHRGTPRGAGVTRVGSHGYFMVGAHMAHDNVVGDHVLMVNAATLAGHVHIGDHAVVGAYSGVHQFCRVGAYAFIGGYSVVTRDAIPFCTTVGNRARCYGINRIGLKRMGKPQATIAALDAATRALFRPGPTRAEALAEVEANWGSIPEVMMIVEFVRGTKRGVVPIRLDAEWSED; from the coding sequence GTGAGCGTTTCGATCGATCCCCGCGCCGCCGTCGACCCGGCGGCGCGTTTGGCCGACGGCGTCGAAGTCGGCCCGTTCGCCGTCGTCGGGCCGGACGTCGTCGTCGGCCCCCGCACCAAGATCGGCCCCAACGTCGTGATCGACGGGAAGGTCACGATCGGCGCCGACAACGTCTTCAACCCGGGCTGCGCGATCGGCTTCCCGCCGCAGGACTTCAGCTACAAGGGCGAGCCGACGGAAGTCGTGATCGGCGACGGCAACGTCTTCCGCGAGCACTGCACCGTCCACCGCGGCACTCCCCGCGGGGCCGGCGTCACCCGCGTCGGCAGTCACGGCTACTTCATGGTCGGGGCGCACATGGCCCACGACAACGTCGTCGGCGACCACGTGCTGATGGTCAACGCGGCGACGCTCGCCGGGCACGTCCACATCGGCGACCACGCGGTCGTCGGGGCCTACAGCGGCGTGCACCAGTTCTGCCGCGTCGGGGCGTACGCCTTCATCGGCGGCTACTCGGTCGTGACCCGGGACGCGATCCCGTTCTGCACGACGGTCGGAAACCGCGCCCGCTGCTACGGCATCAACCGCATCGGCCTGAAGCGGATGGGGAAACCGCAGGCGACGATCGCCGCGCTCGACGCGGCGACGCGCGCCCTGTTCCGCCCCGGCCCGACGCGCGCCGAGGCGCTGGCCGAGGTCGAGGCGAACTGGGGCTCGATCCCCGAAGTGATGATGATCGTCGAGTTCGTGCGCGGCACGAAGCGCGGAGTCGTTCCGATCCGCCTCGACGCCGAGTGGAGCGAGGACTGA